The DNA segment TCCAACGGTCATGACAACACGGATAACTCGAAGTCATAGATTTTTTAGGTAGTTGAGGTGCTGTTCAAGGCAGTCTTAATGGCAAATGTAAACTCAGTTGATTCAGATCAGTCTGATTGAGAACGAGATGACTTTTTACCATCGCGGTTCTCTGATCAGGGAATTAAAATTACAGTACCGGGCCAACATCGATGTAACACCCTAAATTAAGGACTTAAGTTAATAAAAATCTCAAGTTATTGTGATGGCCAACGCTACATTCGAGTGAATTGCAAAGCAAATCACGAATAAAAATGTGCCTTTGAATCTTTGCAACCCGGTATAACCAGGTAAAGAACTATGACACTATGGTTCACCTGCAATTGAAAGAATAAACAATGAAAAACAAAACAGACCTGACATCAAGAATTCTTTTATATCAACTATTCTATTTTGCCCAGTTCGAGCGGCAATGGATAGATTAACTTGATGCACCATTGTACTTACTTAGGCCTGCACAAGTTAATTTTTAAAGGGAATCAGTATGCCGGTAGCTAAAAAGAATTCAGGACATGACCTCTTTTCTCATGCTCAATTGCCAGTTGTAATTAATAAAAGCTCTCAGCAACGGAAGAGCCCTGCCACTTCATCCGCATTCAATGAAGAGGAAGAGAGAAAAAGACTCTCAAGGGAACTGCATGACGGGCTGGGTCAGTTATTGACTACCATAGGATTGCAGGTACAGCAGTGTCTGGATAACTGTGACAGCACCCCTCTGTCATGCCCGTCACCACAAGAACATAAGGCCTCGTTGCAACAGATTTCAGGCATGGTGAAGGAGGCGATTGGAGAGGTCAGATCGATATGCAGCACCATTCGACCTGCTATTCTCGATGACCTGGGAGTCCTGGCCGCCATCTCTTGGCAGTGCAGACAGATCTCACGAGCATCACCTTCGTTGAACATTGTGACTGATTACAGGATAGAAGAAGACCAGATACCAACTGATTTCAGAAACGTAATCTACCGCATTGTGCAGGAATCACTGAACAATGCCTTGAAATACTCCCATGCCAACAGGATCGAAGTGACCCTCTCCTTGCAAAACGACTCGATTCATTTGAGTGTCATCGACAATGGCATAGGATTCGATCTGGCTTCCATGCATGAGACACTTGGAGTGGGATTGCTGAGTATGCGTGAAAGAGCAGCGTCGCTACAGGGCAAATTGGAAATCCGTGCCGCACATACAATCGGGGTCGAGATTCGTGCACATTTTCCGCTTAAGACAATGACCCTCTGCAAAGTTTAGTCAGTACTTACAAACCTAGTATCCCCCTCATCACACCCATACCTATAGTGGGGGATAGCCTAACCCCCTACCTGAATAAATAATCTTCCCCTTCGAACAAGTCAGGATTGTGAACTTTGATGTCACCCTGGCACGGGTGCCGCTAGAGGGTGTATTGTATATCGAGACTCTGCATGTGAGCGGCCTCGGCTTTGAATACAATCCTGGTTAGAATTACACAACGGATATAGCCGGTATCTACCCTGTTGGATGCATTTCTGCATTATTCCATAACCGCTCCAGTCCCAGCAGAGTGCATTGGATTAGTGTTAACAGGCCCTAGGGGCTATAGAAATCACCTGATCATTGACAGCTTAAAATGGGATCATGAATTATGGCTAACATAGATGCGATAAAATTGCTTGGAAGCATACTCAACAGCGGCGTTTTGTCCCGTGGTTCCGGCTCCAATATCCTGGGTTCCGTAATCGGTTCCATGATGGGAGGCGGCCAGTCCTCGTCCGGGGGTGGACTCGGCGATATCCTCGGCAGTGTACTGGGAGGCGGCGGCGCTCAGCAGGGAGCCGGTGGACTTGGTGACCTGTTAGGCGGCAACAGAGCCCAGGGGTCTGGCCAGTCAGGCGCCGGTGGTCTCACCGATCTGCTTGGAGGCCTGCTTGGCGGAGGTGCCGGCGGCGCGGGATTGGGAGGCCTGATCGGTGCCGCCATGTCTCAATTCGGCGGGCAGCAGGGCGGCCAGGCTGCCGCCCATTTCACGTCCAGCGATCACCTGCCTCAGGAAATGGACTATCAGCAGGCAACGGATCAGGCGACCCTATTGATCCGTGCCATGATCAATGCCGCCAAGGCAGACGGGAATGTTGATAGTGAAGAGCAGCAGAAGATTATCGGCAAGCTTGGCGAAGTGACCCAGGACGAGGTTGAGTTCGTGCGCAACGAACTTGCACAACCTTTGGATCTGGAGGGCTTCGTACGCGCCATACCCCAAGGGATGGAACAGCAGATCTATACCATGTCACTGATGGCCATCGATCTCGATACTCAGGCTGAGGCCCAATATCTGCACAGACTGGCCCAGGCAACCCAGATTACTCCTCAGGTCAGCAATCTGATCCACCAGAAGTTTGGCGCTCAGCCCATTTACAAAACCTAAGCTGTAGCACATCTCCAGTGACACCGGGTGCGGTGTAAACCGCACCCGGTGTCAGAGCTTGTAACGATCAGTTCTTGGACTTATCGACGATCTTTTTTATCCAAGGCATCATCGCCCTTAGCTGCCCACCCACCTGCTCGATGGGATGGGCCTCATTGAGCCTGCGATAGGCGGTCATGGAGGGATAACCGAGGGCACCCTCGGAGACGAATTGCTTGGCATATTCACCGCTTTGAATATTATGCAGGGCCTCCCGCATCGCCTTGCGGCTCTCCTCGTTGATCACCTTGGGACCGGTCACATACTCGCCATATTCCGCATTGTTGGAGATGGAGTAGTTCATGTTGGCGATGCCGCCTTCGTACATCAGGTCGACAATCAGTTTCAGCTCGTGCAAGCACTCGAAATAGGCCATCTCAGGGGCATAACCCGCCTCAGTCAGGGTCTCGAAACCGGCCTTTACCAGTTCCACGGCACCACCGCAGAGTACTGCCTGTTCACCAAACAGATCGGTCTCGGTCTCATCCTTGAAGCTGGTTTCAATGATACCGGTACGACCACCACCTATGGCTGAGGCATAGGAGAGTGCGGTGTCCATGGCCGTACCAGTGGCATCCTGATAGACCGCAACCAGATCGGGGATTCCACCGCCCTTGACATACTCGTCGCGTACCGTGTGTCCCGGCGCCTTGGGGGCAATCATGATCACATCGAGATCTTCCCGCGGCATGATCTGGTTATAGTGAATCGCGAAGCCATGAGCAAAGGCGAGTGCAGCGGACTCCTTGATATTCGGTTCGATCTGCTCACGATAGAGCTTTGCCTGAAACTCATCCGGGGCCAGAATCATGACGATGTCTGCGGCCGCCACGGCCTCTTCGATCGACTTCACTGTCAGTCCCGCATTCTGTGCCTTGATGGCCGAAGGAGAACCCTCACGCAGGCCGACGATGACACTCACACCGGAGTCCTGCAGGTTATTGGCATGGGCATGCCCCTGGGAGCCGTAGCCGATAATGGAGACCGTCTTACCCTTGATAATGCTGAGGTCGCAGTCTTTGTCGTAGTAAACGTTGATAGCCATGTTGATTCCTTCGGAAAATTATAGGTGTTGAATATGCGGAAACATTATCAGCCTTAGAGAGCTGTAATTTATAACGCAATGCACGCAATGAAACGCAAAGCGCGCAAAAGAAATTTAATTGATAACCTTTGCGACCTTTGCGTTTCTCCGCGATCTTTGCGTTATATGCTTCATTTTATTACTTGAACCACAGAATCAGAGCCCGAGCCCCTTCGATCCGCGGCCGATGCCAGAGGGACCGGTGCGTACCACTTCGATAATCAGGTCTTCGTCCACCGCCTCGATAAAGGCATTCAGTTTATTCACCGCCCCCGTCAGCTCGACGGTGTAGCTGGTATCCGTGACATCGATGATCTTGCCGCGAAAGATATCCACCAGACGCTTGATCTCCTCACGCTGGGTACGCTCCGCCCGCAGCTTGATCATCATCATCTCGCGTTCGATGTGACTCCCCTCGGTCAGGTCCACGAGCTTTACCGTATCCACCAGCTTGTTCAGCTGCTTGGTGATCTGCTCGATGATCTCATCACTGCCGCTGGTAACCAGGGTCATACGGGAGAGGCTCAGATCCTCAGTCGGCGCTACCGTCAAGGATTCGATATTGTAACCCCGTGCGGTAAACAGGTTTGCCACCCGTGCCAGGGCACCGGACTCATTCTCCAACAGGATAGATATGATATGTCGCATCAGACCAACTCGCTCCCTGGTGACAGATACATCTCATGGTGTCCCTTGCCCGCCGCAATCATCGGATAGACGTTTTCTGCGGGATCAACCACCACGTCCAGGAAGACCAACCGATCCTTGAGCGAGAAGGCCTCTTTCATCGCCCCCTCCAGATCCTTGGTCTTATCGACCCGCATGCCCACATGTCCGAAAGACTCGGTCAATTTGACGAAATCCGGCGTGACGCTCATGCCCGACTGGGAGTAGCGGCTCTCATAGAAGAACTCCTGCCACTGCCGCACCATGCCCATATAACCGTTATTCAGCAGAATGATCTTTATCGGCAGTTCATACTGCAGACAGGTGGCCAGCTCCTGGATACACATCTGGATACTCGACTCGCCGGTGACCACCGCCACTTCCGCCTTGGGAAACGCCATCTGCACCCCCATGGCGGCGGGCAGACCGAATCCCATGGTGCCGAGACCACCGGAGTTGATCCAGCGCCGGGGTTTGTCAAAACTGTAGAACTGGGCGGCGAACATCTGATGCTGTCCCACATCGGAGGTCACATAGGCATCCCCCTTGGTGACCTTGTGCAGCATCTCAACCGCATACTGGGGTTTGATCAGTTTGCTCTTCTGGTCATATTTCAGACAATCCATGGAGCGCCATTTCTCGATCTGCTCCCACCACTGTTTCAAGGCCTGTTTGTTGGGTTTGACATCACCCTCATCGACCACTTTCAGCATGTCCCTGAGCACCTGCTTCACCGGACCCACGATGGGAACATCCACCCGCACGTTCTTGGAGATGGATGAGGGGTCGATATCGATATGGATAATCGTGGCATCCGGACAAAACTGCTTCACATGACCGGTCACTCGATCATCGAAGCGGGCGCCGACGGCGATCAGCACGTCGGTCTCGTGCATCGCCATGTTCGCCTCGTAGGTACCGTGCATGCCAAGCATGCCCAGGAAATTCTTGCCGCTACCCGGGTAGGCGCCCAGGCCCATCAGGGTCTGGGTAATCGGGATTCCCAGCTTGTCCACCAGTTCGGTCAGCGGCTTGGCGGCATCGTTCAACACTACCCCGCCACCGGTATAGAAGACTGGGCGTTCCGCCTCCATCATGATCTTCACTGCTTTCTTGATCTGCCCGAGATGGCCTTTGACCACCGGGTTATAGGAGCGCATCTTTATCTTGCTGGGGTATTTGTAGGGGATCTTGATCCCCGGATCCGTCACATCCTTCGGGATATCGACCACGACCGGACCGGGCCGGCCCGTGGTGGCGATATAGAAGGCCTTCTTGATGGTCTCGGCCAGGTCTTCCAGGCGCTTGACCAGAAAGTTGTGTTTCACGCAGGGACGGGTGATACCGACCGTATCGACCTCTTGAAAGGCGTCACTACCGATCACCGGTGTGGGTACCTGACCGGTCAGGACAACCATCGGGATCGAGTCCATGAAGGCGGTGGCGATGCCAGTCACCACATTGGTCGCCCCAGGTCCGGAGGTCACCAGTACAACTCCCGGCTTGCCGGTAGCGCGCGCATATCCATCGGCGGCGTGACCGGCCGCCTGTTCGTGGCGCACCAAAATATGCTTCACGTCCTTCTGCTTGAATATTGCGTCGTAGATATGCAGCACAGCACCGCCCGGATAACCGAACACATGCTCCACCCCCTCATCTTTCAAGCATTGAACGATGATCTCGCCACCGCTAAGTTCCACCTTGAGGCCTCCAATTGCGCCGATACTCAGTTCGGACACTAAATATATAGAAACAGTGCAAAATACTAATACTACCTTTATAGGTCAAGCGGATATCCCCTCTCATTTTGTACATTCGAGTCTTCTCGTGACTTGCCATTCGGGTAACATGCTCCATAATGACCCTGATCGATGATGCATGACACAGGGATTACATCCGTGAAACAGACTTTTTTATTCGCACTTTTACTCCTATGCATAAACCCGGTTTCGGCTGAAACCTATCGCTGGGTCAACGAAGATGGCGTGGTAACCTACTCGCAAACCCCGCCACCAAACGCCGATGCGGAAACCGTGAAAATAAAAACCGCGCCTGCAACTGGTGCCAACGACTCGAAAAAGCGGCTCGAGGCATTACGTCAAAAGCTGGCTGACAGTGCCGAAGACCGGGCCCTGAAAAAGGCGCAAAAGCAGGAGCAAACTGAAATCAAGGCGGAAAACAAGAAAAACTGCAGCACCGCACGCAAGAACCTGGAACAGCTCACCGCCCTGGGGAACCGTCTCTACAAAACCGAAGACGGGTATGTGCGCCTCACCGAAGAGGATCGCCAGCAGAAGATGCAGCAGGCGCGAGAGCAGATCAAAAAATTCTGTAAGCGGTAAACGCAGATGCCGCTGCTCAAGATCACAACCAATCAGCCACTCGATCAGGATCAGGCCGACGCCTTGCTCAAGCACGCCTCCGAATCAGTTGCCGCCGTGCTTGGTAAGCCTGAGAAATATGTGATGATCAGCATCCATCACAATCCACATATGCTGTTCGCTGGCACATCCGAGGTTTTAGCCTATCTGGAGCTGAAGAGCATCGGCCTGCCGGATGATCAAACCCGGCAGCTATCCCAAGCCCTATGCCAACTCATGCAACAGCAGCTGGCTGTCCCGGCAGCAAGGGTCTACATAGAGTTCAGCGCCGCCGAACGCCATCAATGGGGCTGGAACTCATCCACCTTCTAGCGCTCGCCAGTTGCGCAAGAAAGCCCTGCATCGGCTGAGATTGATTGATTTTTATCAATAGAAACATCTATTTACACATCTAAACATTATTACTGAGCATCAATGACCGATGCTTCAACCCCTCCTTACAGTACGCTACACACAGCGTCCACAAACCTATCTCCGCAGGCTATGGGTGGCGGTCTTATAAGAAGGCTGGTGAATCAGGAAACCAATGCTTTAGAGCTATGTTGTTCCACCTTTGCAGCAGCTCTCTTGCTGGTGATCCTATTGGGAATTGTCAATGTCATGCGGCACCAAGCTGAGTAACCTGACCAAAAATTAGGGATAAGACTCCCAAACCGTGAGTCACTCAAACTCAGGTTCCTGAGTGACTCTGTATTGCTGGAAATAAGACCGGACAATGCTGTTTATGTGTCACGGTCATTAACCGTCACCACGGAAATGGAAGATGCATAAACAACCGACACTGGGTATCAGCGCCAGTATCATGGCCTGTCTGGCAGCCTTTTTACTGGGAATTTCAAACCAAGCTCTGGCCGACACCGAACACGCAGCCGGTGCCGGATCCCCCGATAAGGATATGAACTTTCGCATCGTCACGGATAACACACCGAGTATCCGCGACGATGGCGAGTCCACCGCCGACCACAGCAAGTTTGAGATCCTTGAAGGCCCCTTCGAGAACGGTCCGGAAGTGACCAAGGCCTGTCTCTCCTGCCACACCGAGGCGGGACGTCACTTCAGGCAATCGATCCACTGGACCTGGGAGTATGACAACCCGGAGACCGGCCAGAAGCTGGGCAAGAAGCATCTGATCAACACCTTCTGCACCAACGCCCGCGGTAACGAGGGAATGTGCGCCCAGTGCCACGCCGGCTATGGCTGGAAGGACGAGGCCTTCGACTTCAACGACGAGAGCAACATCGACTGCCTGGTCTGCCACGACCGCACCGGCACCTACTACAAGACACCCAACAGCATGGGTAACAAGGCCTGCTCGGTGATGTTTCAGGACAAGGAACCGATCCAGTGGGCCGAGGTGGCGCAGAAGGTCGGCAAACCCGGGCGCGAAAACTGTGGTACCTGCCACTTCTACGGTGGCGGCGGTGACGGGGTCAAACACGGCGACCTGGACTCCTCGCTGAAGTTTCCCGACAAACAGCTCGATGTCCACATGGATGCCGAGGGTCTCAACTTCGCCTGTACCACCTGCCATGTCACCAGGCAGCATCTGTGGGCCGGCAGCCGTTACAACGTCATGGCCCACGACACCGAAGGCCTGGGTCTGCCCGGGGAACGACGGGACGTGGCCACCTGCGAGTCGTGCCACAGCACCTCGCCCCACACCAACACCGAGCTCACCGGCATCAAGCTGAATGGCCATGTGGACAAGATCGCCTGTCAGACCTGCCATATTCCCAGCATCGCCCGGGGCGGAGTGGCGACCATGGTCGACTGGGACTGGCGCACCGCCGGCAAGACCAAGAACGGCGAGGGCTTCAAGGAGAAGAACTACACCCAGGGCAATGGCGCCCATCGGGCAACCTACAAATCGATCAAGGGGGATTTCACCTATGGCGAGGAGCTGACCCCCCACTACGACTGGTTCGACGGCCAGATGCTCTACACCACCATCGACACCCGGTTCGACCCGGGGCAGGGTCCGGTGGAGATCAACGGCTTCGAGGGCGCCCGCGACGACGGCCTCTCCCGCATCTGGCCATTCAAGCGCATGCATACGGTGCAGCCCTACGACAAGGGCAACAACACCATGGTCTACATGCACCTGTGGGGGGACGATGACGACTCATACTGGGGCAACTATGACTTCAGCCGCGCCATCAAGGCGGGCATGCAGAAGAACAGCATCCCCTACAGCGGTGAATTCGGCTTCGTGGAGACCTACTCCTTCTGGCCCATCACGCATATGGTGGCACCCAGCGAGGATGCCCTGGGATGCGCGGAATGCCATAGCCGGGACGGCCGTCTGAACCAACTTGAAGGCTTCTACATGCCGGGCCGTGACAGTTTCAAATGGCTCGACATTCTGGGTTATCTCGCGCTGGGTGGCGCACTGCTGGGCGTGCTGTTACACGGCCTGATGCGCAAGCTCTTCAGCCTGAGAAACGGACAGGGGGCAGACCATGAGTAGCGATAAAAAAATCCACCGGGAACGGGGCAGTTTCAAACAACGGGGCGAGAAGCACTATGTAATGCTCTATACCCGATACGAACGTTTCTGGCACTGGTCCCAGGCCCTGCTCATCTTCACCCTCTTCTACACCGGCCTGGGGCTGCATGGCCTACATGATTGGCTCGATTTCCATTTGGCGGTCACCATTCACACCTATGGGGCATTGGCATTGATCGTATTGTGGATGTTCACCACCTTCTGGAACTTCACCACCGGTCAGTGGCGCCAATACCTGTTCAAGGAGGGGGTGATGAAGGTCATCCGCTTCTACGCCTACGGTATCCTGGTGGGAGAACACCATCCCTACAAAAAGGGGCTGCAGCGCAAGCAGAACGCCTTGCAGTCCCTGGCCTACATGAGTTTCATGCTGCTGATCGGCCCCGCACTCTGGTCTTCCGGCATCGTCTATCTGCTCTACGATCTGTGGAGCGGATACAACTGGTCGGGTCAGGGACTCACACTGATCGCCTTCGTCCACACCGCGGCGGCCTACCTGATGGGCACCTTCGTGATCATCCATGTCTACATGACCACCACCGGCAAGACGCCGATGCACTATATCAAGACCATGATCACCGGTTACGACAATATCGAGTTGACTGAGGCGGAGAAGGCCTATATCGAGGAGACCCACTCGGTTTCGATCAAGGACTGAGACCTGTGGTTTTTATAACGCAAAGGGCGCAAAGAAACGCAAAGCCCGCAATGACTATAAATTAAAAAACTTAGCGGCCTTTGCGCTTCACTGCGAACTTTGCGTTATAAGCCCCTTCAGACCCATGCCCCCACAGCGCGGTCGACACCAGAAGTAAGGTAATAATACCAGAATATGCTTATTGACTAATAAATAACCCTGCGTATAGTAGTTGATTACGAATTACACTGTCCCGCTTGAGAAGCCAATTGGCCTGATCCGGCCCCATCCTTACCTAGACAAAAGACATCACGATGAAGTACCTGCGAACCCTGCTTGCCGTCACCCTTCTCTTCACTACTCCCCTTGCAAACTCAGATGATGTGGTGATCGATACCCCAATGGCCGCCACCACTGTGCATTTCGCGGACCGTTACGCGAGCATCTTCTACATGCAGGGTGAAGAGAGCTACAAAGTGATCCTGGCCTTCCCGACCGGCAAGGGTAAGCACGAACAGCTGGTCAGGCAGTCGCTGTATCTTGCCGACGGGCAAAGCTACCAGCTCTCCATCGGGGGCTACGGCATCAACGAACAGGCATCCACTATCAGCATAACCCGCCAAAACGACCATATTCTGGCCGACATAGTGACCTGCGAATCCAGACAGAACATGGCGAAATGTATCTGATCAACACCGGAGGCTAAGGTCCGCAGACAGTTCCCAATACTACCTCGGTCGCGATCGGGTAGTTGATCTATCGGTGCGGCAAGCCGCACCCTACATTTTTTTGTTGCGATTGGCGTCCATTCACGACTTGTTCAGGGTGTGTAATATCGCACCGGAACCCCATCTCCCCGTGACCCGCCACCCGAAGCGGGATAGAATCACGCTTTTTTACTATCAGGCAGAATCATCCCAATGCGTACCTCCCAGTTCCCCCTGCACACCGTCAAGGAGACCCCCGCCGACGCCGAAATCGCCAGCCACAAGCTGATGCTGCGGGCCGGCCTGATCCGTAAACTGGCTGCCGGGCTCTACACCTGGCTGCCCCTTGGCCTGCGGGTGCTGCGTAAGGTGGAGACCATCGTACGCGAAGAGATGGACCGGGCCGGCGCCCTGGAGCTGCTGATGCCGACGATCCAACCCGCCGAGCTGTGGCAGGAGTCGGGTCGCTGGGAACAGTACGGCGCCGAGTTGCTGCGTCTGCACGACCGTCACAACCGGGACTTCTGCTACGGCCCCACCCATGAGGAGATCATCACCGACCTGGCGCGCAACGAGCTACGCAGCTACAAGCAGCTGCCGGTCAACTTCTATCAGATCCAGACCAAGTTCCGTGACGAGACCCGCCCCCGCTTTGGTGTCATGCGCGCCCGGGAATTTCTCATGAAAGACGCCTACTCCTTCCATCTCAATCAGGCGTCCCTGCAGCAGACCTACGATGTGATGCATGAGACCTACTCCCGCATCTTCAGCCGTTGCGGCCTTGATTTCCGTCCGGTTGCCGCCGACACAGGCAGCATCGGCGGTAGCGGCTCCCATGAGTTCCATGTTCTGGCCGCTTCCGGAGAGGACGCCATCGCCTTCTCCACCGGGAGCGACTACGCCGCCAATGTGGAGCTGGCCGAGGCCATCGCTCCTGCCGGCGAGCGTCCGGCCCCGTCCCTGGAGATGACCCTGGTCGACACCCCCGATGCCAAGACCATCCAGGACCTGGTGGAACAGTTCGATCAGCCCATTGAGAAGACAGTGAAGACCCTGGTGGTGAAGGCAGCCGAAGAACAGAAAGCCGAGCTGGTGGCCCTGCTGGTGCGTGGCGACCACGACCTGAACGAGATCAAGGCCGACAAGCTGCCCCAGGTGGCCTCACCCCTGGAGTTCGCCGAGGAGGCGGAGATCCGCGCCGTCATCGGCGCCGGTCCCGGCTCCCTGGGACCGGTCAACCTGCCGATCCCCTGCATTGTCGACCGCACTGTAGCCAAGATGGCTGACTTCAGCGCCGGCGCCAACCAGGACGGCAAGCACCACTTCGGCATCAACTGGGGACGCGACCTGCCTGAGCCTGCCGAGATCGCCGACCTGCGCAACGTGCTTGAAGGCGACCCCAGCCCGGACGGCCAGGGAACAATCACCATCGCCCGTGGAGTCGAGGTGGGGCACATCTTCCAGCTGGGCAAAAAGTACAGTGAGGCCATGAACGCCACCGTGCTCGATGAGAACGGCAAGGCCACGGTGATGACCATGGGCTGCTACGGCATCGGCGTGAGCCGGGTAGTGGGCGCCGCCATCGAGCAGCACCACGACGACAAGGGTATCGTCTGGCCTGCCGCTCTGGCCCCCTTCCAGGTGGCCCTCTGTCCCATGAAGATGGGTAAATCCCAGCGGGTCAGGGAAGCGGTGGAGAGACTCTATGACGAACTGACAACAGCGGGTATCGACGTGCTTCTCGATGATCGGGATGTTCGACCCGGCTTTATGTTCGCCGATATGGAATTGATCGGCATCCCTCACCGCATTGTGGTGGGTGAGAAATCCCTGGACGAGGGTAAGGTGGAGTACCGGGGACGCCGGGAGAGCGAGAACAGTTTCATCCCACTTGACGATATTGTCGGGTTTATACTGGATCGGTGAAGTAGAAATAAAATCGTTTATGACTTTAACGACCGCCGCATAGAACGGGGACAGGGATTTGACAGCTTACCGCTGAAGCGGGGAAACTATGCCGCTTTCGCACCCACACCGGGGTGATTCAACAAAGAGGCAGAACCAAGATGACCAGACAAAACACTTACAACCGCGA comes from the Candidatus Thiodiazotropha sp. CDECU1 genome and includes:
- a CDS encoding DUF4124 domain-containing protein, which translates into the protein MKQTFLFALLLLCINPVSAETYRWVNEDGVVTYSQTPPPNADAETVKIKTAPATGANDSKKRLEALRQKLADSAEDRALKKAQKQEQTEIKAENKKNCSTARKNLEQLTALGNRLYKTEDGYVRLTEEDRQQKMQQAREQIKKFCKR
- a CDS encoding tellurite resistance TerB family protein, which codes for MANIDAIKLLGSILNSGVLSRGSGSNILGSVIGSMMGGGQSSSGGGLGDILGSVLGGGGAQQGAGGLGDLLGGNRAQGSGQSGAGGLTDLLGGLLGGGAGGAGLGGLIGAAMSQFGGQQGGQAAAHFTSSDHLPQEMDYQQATDQATLLIRAMINAAKADGNVDSEEQQKIIGKLGEVTQDEVEFVRNELAQPLDLEGFVRAIPQGMEQQIYTMSLMAIDLDTQAEAQYLHRLAQATQITPQVSNLIHQKFGAQPIYKT
- a CDS encoding cytochrome b/b6 domain-containing protein — translated: MSSDKKIHRERGSFKQRGEKHYVMLYTRYERFWHWSQALLIFTLFYTGLGLHGLHDWLDFHLAVTIHTYGALALIVLWMFTTFWNFTTGQWRQYLFKEGVMKVIRFYAYGILVGEHHPYKKGLQRKQNALQSLAYMSFMLLIGPALWSSGIVYLLYDLWSGYNWSGQGLTLIAFVHTAAAYLMGTFVIIHVYMTTTGKTPMHYIKTMITGYDNIELTEAEKAYIEETHSVSIKD
- a CDS encoding phenylpyruvate tautomerase MIF-related protein, producing the protein MPLLKITTNQPLDQDQADALLKHASESVAAVLGKPEKYVMISIHHNPHMLFAGTSEVLAYLELKSIGLPDDQTRQLSQALCQLMQQQLAVPAARVYIEFSAAERHQWGWNSSTF
- the ilvC gene encoding ketol-acid reductoisomerase → MNVYYDKDCDLSIIKGKTVSIIGYGSQGHAHANNLQDSGVSVIVGLREGSPSAIKAQNAGLTVKSIEEAVAAADIVMILAPDEFQAKLYREQIEPNIKESAALAFAHGFAIHYNQIMPREDLDVIMIAPKAPGHTVRDEYVKGGGIPDLVAVYQDATGTAMDTALSYASAIGGGRTGIIETSFKDETETDLFGEQAVLCGGAVELVKAGFETLTEAGYAPEMAYFECLHELKLIVDLMYEGGIANMNYSISNNAEYGEYVTGPKVINEESRKAMREALHNIQSGEYAKQFVSEGALGYPSMTAYRRLNEAHPIEQVGGQLRAMMPWIKKIVDKSKN
- the ilvN gene encoding acetolactate synthase small subunit, with translation MRHIISILLENESGALARVANLFTARGYNIESLTVAPTEDLSLSRMTLVTSGSDEIIEQITKQLNKLVDTVKLVDLTEGSHIEREMMMIKLRAERTQREEIKRLVDIFRGKIIDVTDTSYTVELTGAVNKLNAFIEAVDEDLIIEVVRTGPSGIGRGSKGLGL
- a CDS encoding tetrathionate reductase family octaheme c-type cytochrome; this encodes MNFRIVTDNTPSIRDDGESTADHSKFEILEGPFENGPEVTKACLSCHTEAGRHFRQSIHWTWEYDNPETGQKLGKKHLINTFCTNARGNEGMCAQCHAGYGWKDEAFDFNDESNIDCLVCHDRTGTYYKTPNSMGNKACSVMFQDKEPIQWAEVAQKVGKPGRENCGTCHFYGGGGDGVKHGDLDSSLKFPDKQLDVHMDAEGLNFACTTCHVTRQHLWAGSRYNVMAHDTEGLGLPGERRDVATCESCHSTSPHTNTELTGIKLNGHVDKIACQTCHIPSIARGGVATMVDWDWRTAGKTKNGEGFKEKNYTQGNGAHRATYKSIKGDFTYGEELTPHYDWFDGQMLYTTIDTRFDPGQGPVEINGFEGARDDGLSRIWPFKRMHTVQPYDKGNNTMVYMHLWGDDDDSYWGNYDFSRAIKAGMQKNSIPYSGEFGFVETYSFWPITHMVAPSEDALGCAECHSRDGRLNQLEGFYMPGRDSFKWLDILGYLALGGALLGVLLHGLMRKLFSLRNGQGADHE
- a CDS encoding sensor histidine kinase, with protein sequence MPVAKKNSGHDLFSHAQLPVVINKSSQQRKSPATSSAFNEEEERKRLSRELHDGLGQLLTTIGLQVQQCLDNCDSTPLSCPSPQEHKASLQQISGMVKEAIGEVRSICSTIRPAILDDLGVLAAISWQCRQISRASPSLNIVTDYRIEEDQIPTDFRNVIYRIVQESLNNALKYSHANRIEVTLSLQNDSIHLSVIDNGIGFDLASMHETLGVGLLSMRERAASLQGKLEIRAAHTIGVEIRAHFPLKTMTLCKV
- a CDS encoding acetolactate synthase 3 large subunit, which codes for MELSGGEIIVQCLKDEGVEHVFGYPGGAVLHIYDAIFKQKDVKHILVRHEQAAGHAADGYARATGKPGVVLVTSGPGATNVVTGIATAFMDSIPMVVLTGQVPTPVIGSDAFQEVDTVGITRPCVKHNFLVKRLEDLAETIKKAFYIATTGRPGPVVVDIPKDVTDPGIKIPYKYPSKIKMRSYNPVVKGHLGQIKKAVKIMMEAERPVFYTGGGVVLNDAAKPLTELVDKLGIPITQTLMGLGAYPGSGKNFLGMLGMHGTYEANMAMHETDVLIAVGARFDDRVTGHVKQFCPDATIIHIDIDPSSISKNVRVDVPIVGPVKQVLRDMLKVVDEGDVKPNKQALKQWWEQIEKWRSMDCLKYDQKSKLIKPQYAVEMLHKVTKGDAYVTSDVGQHQMFAAQFYSFDKPRRWINSGGLGTMGFGLPAAMGVQMAFPKAEVAVVTGESSIQMCIQELATCLQYELPIKIILLNNGYMGMVRQWQEFFYESRYSQSGMSVTPDFVKLTESFGHVGMRVDKTKDLEGAMKEAFSLKDRLVFLDVVVDPAENVYPMIAAGKGHHEMYLSPGSELV